The proteins below are encoded in one region of Pseudomonadota bacterium:
- a CDS encoding ferredoxin family protein, with the protein MFKIDVNPDKCVGDEECIEVCPVDVFQLKNGKSVPVRSDDCLGCESCVQVCDFVAITITEV; encoded by the coding sequence ATGTTTAAAATTGATGTGAATCCGGATAAATGCGTAGGAGACGAAGAATGTATAGAGGTCTGTCCGGTAGATGTATTTCAACTGAAAAATGGTAAATCTGTTCCTGTAAGGTCAGATGATTGTCTAGGTTGCGAAAGTTGTGTTCAGGTTTGTGATTTTGTGGCTATTACTATTACTGAGGTATAA
- a CDS encoding cell wall metabolism sensor histidine kinase WalK: MREYFLKQTHTYLKTRGYLLEKQIKPHLFPLNTSFIDSICKRDGQLTDTRFTVILTNGEVVGDTQENPDNMDNHRNRPEVQQAINEDLGSSFRYSKTLHQKMMYVVIPVKKGNEIIAFIRASLSISSIDETLYHIYRSIAWGGLFIALFAAALSYLASRYVSRPIEEIRNGAKRFTEGDLKYRLPSIETEELASLSTSLNHMAGQLEEKIENSNRQQNQLQAVLTSMVEGVVAVDKEERIISVNQAAAKIFDSSTEELQGRLIQEVIRNRDLQGFVKKALLNEARVEQDIFFYKNGERIINAYCNPLQDIDGKQIGTLVVVYDVTHLRRLENIRKDFVANVSHEIKTPLTAIKGFVETLQQGAFDNPEESRRFLQIISKHVNRLNSIVEDLLSLSRLEQKDKQQQLKPETIQIRHILISAIQLCQPKADDKHIIIDLDCKEELTAKLDPNLFEEVAVNLIDNAIKYSPEGKIVKISTEENDSKIAIHFMDQGVGIGKQHLDRLFERFYRVDAARSRNLGGTGLGLAIVKHILQLHGGHITVESTPGAGSTFSIFLPKT, translated from the coding sequence ATGCGCGAATATTTTTTGAAACAAACCCATACATACCTTAAAACAAGAGGGTATCTACTTGAAAAACAGATTAAGCCGCATCTGTTTCCCCTTAATACTTCATTTATCGATTCGATATGTAAAAGAGACGGGCAGCTTACTGATACCCGCTTTACTGTTATACTTACAAACGGTGAAGTAGTTGGTGATACGCAGGAAAATCCTGACAATATGGATAATCACCGTAATCGCCCGGAAGTGCAGCAGGCAATTAATGAAGACCTGGGAAGTTCTTTTCGATACAGCAAAACCCTTCATCAGAAAATGATGTATGTGGTAATCCCGGTAAAAAAAGGCAATGAAATTATCGCATTTATCAGAGCATCGCTTTCAATATCTTCCATTGATGAAACCTTATACCATATTTATAGAAGTATTGCATGGGGAGGATTGTTTATAGCGCTTTTTGCAGCGGCATTAAGTTATCTTGCTTCCCGCTATGTCAGCCGCCCTATTGAAGAAATAAGAAATGGAGCAAAACGTTTTACGGAAGGTGATTTGAAATATCGTCTGCCCTCAATTGAGACGGAAGAACTCGCAAGCCTTTCGACATCCTTGAATCATATGGCCGGGCAGCTGGAAGAAAAAATTGAAAACTCGAACCGGCAGCAAAATCAACTTCAAGCAGTATTAACCAGTATGGTGGAAGGTGTTGTAGCAGTTGACAAAGAAGAACGTATTATAAGCGTCAATCAGGCTGCCGCAAAAATATTTGACAGCAGTACTGAAGAATTGCAGGGGCGACTGATTCAGGAAGTAATCAGAAATCGGGATTTGCAGGGGTTTGTTAAAAAGGCGCTTTTAAATGAAGCGCGTGTTGAACAGGATATCTTTTTTTATAAAAACGGCGAACGTATTATTAATGCTTACTGTAATCCCTTGCAGGATATAGATGGAAAGCAAATCGGAACGCTTGTTGTAGTATATGATGTTACTCATCTAAGGCGGCTTGAAAATATACGCAAAGATTTTGTGGCAAATGTCTCACATGAAATCAAGACGCCGCTTACTGCTATAAAGGGATTTGTTGAAACTCTTCAACAGGGAGCTTTTGATAATCCGGAAGAATCCAGGCGTTTTTTGCAAATTATTTCCAAACATGTTAACCGCCTGAATTCAATTGTTGAAGATCTGTTAAGCCTTTCAAGGTTGGAACAGAAAGATAAACAACAGCAGCTTAAACCAGAAACCATTCAAATCAGGCACATCCTGATATCGGCAATTCAATTGTGCCAGCCAAAAGCAGATGATAAACATATTATCATTGATCTTGATTGCAAAGAAGAACTGACGGCTAAACTTGATCCTAACTTATTTGAAGAAGTTGCCGTAAATTTGATTGATAATGCTATAAAATACAGTCCTGAAGGAAAAATTGTTAAAATTTCAACTGAAGAAAATGATTCAAAGATAGCGATTCATTTTATGGATCAGGGCGTCGGTATTGGCAAACAGCATCTTGATCGTCTTTTTGAAAGGTTTTACCGTGTTGATGCGGCGCGCAGCCGCAATCTGGGCGGGACTGGCTTGGGGCTTGCGATTGTAAAGCATATTCTCCAGCTCCATGGCGGGCACATTACCGTGGAAAGCACACCCGGTGCGGGAAGCACCTTCAGCATATTCCTGCCGAAAACATAA
- a CDS encoding NADH-quinone oxidoreductase subunit N, whose product MDVVLFLPETYLLLMALVFFCQSLWKSSAQLNQGIAVFLSGIGVIINLYTFNMTGDLFHLSYRVDLFSQTFKFLISVGLFLITILCMKNKSIEEKLQPEFFMFLCISALGLMLMVSSVELITIFIAMELSSYSLYILIPISKDISHGRIEAAVKYILFGAAATAIMLFGMSYIFGITQTTYLSEIMLKMPEIIGQPIGVVGLLLILCGFFYKLSVVPFHFWTPDIYEGTANETVTFIATMPKLAAAALLIRIVSLAAPGSVDLVQVLVVIAAVSMTFGNIAALVQKDLKRLLAYSSIAHAGYILLGILTLKVDGYSAVVFHITAYMLMNLACFLVITNVSKEGKNVTISDLSGLHKRSPLLAFTLAVGFFGLAGIPPTAGFTGKFFLFIAALNEGHLALIIIAAVNTAISIYYYLNVVRAAYGQDPDGLPAVQVSFSHRLLNYSLIIAILILGTIPSRFIELARTACETIKL is encoded by the coding sequence ATGGATGTCGTATTATTTCTGCCGGAAACCTATCTGCTCTTGATGGCACTGGTTTTTTTCTGCCAATCTTTATGGAAATCATCTGCTCAATTGAATCAGGGTATAGCTGTATTTCTTTCCGGCATCGGAGTAATCATTAATCTTTATACTTTTAATATGACCGGAGATCTTTTCCATCTATCTTACCGTGTTGATCTTTTTTCACAAACATTTAAGTTTCTAATAAGCGTTGGGCTGTTTTTAATTACAATACTTTGTATGAAGAATAAAAGTATAGAAGAAAAGCTACAGCCTGAGTTTTTTATGTTTCTTTGCATAAGTGCATTAGGTCTTATGCTTATGGTAAGCAGTGTTGAGCTTATAACAATATTTATTGCAATGGAATTATCTTCATACTCACTTTATATCCTAATACCGATAAGTAAGGATATAAGTCATGGAAGAATAGAGGCTGCTGTTAAATATATTCTTTTCGGAGCAGCTGCTACAGCTATTATGCTTTTTGGTATGAGTTATATCTTCGGTATTACACAGACTACATACCTGTCAGAAATTATGTTAAAAATGCCGGAAATAATTGGGCAGCCGATTGGTGTAGTTGGTCTTCTTTTGATTCTTTGCGGATTTTTCTACAAACTATCAGTTGTTCCGTTTCATTTTTGGACTCCTGATATATATGAAGGCACTGCAAATGAGACAGTTACATTTATTGCAACTATGCCTAAGCTGGCAGCAGCAGCATTACTTATAAGGATTGTAAGTCTTGCCGCTCCCGGATCGGTTGATCTGGTTCAGGTTTTGGTTGTTATTGCTGCTGTTTCAATGACTTTCGGAAATATTGCAGCGCTTGTACAAAAAGATCTCAAGCGTCTTCTTGCTTATTCCAGCATTGCTCATGCAGGTTATATACTGCTTGGTATTTTAACTCTAAAAGTCGATGGTTATTCAGCAGTTGTTTTTCATATTACAGCATATATGCTTATGAATCTTGCATGCTTTCTTGTTATAACCAATGTTTCAAAGGAAGGGAAAAATGTTACTATAAGCGATCTTTCCGGTCTTCATAAGCGTTCTCCATTGCTGGCCTTTACTTTAGCAGTTGGTTTTTTTGGTCTTGCCGGGATTCCACCTACGGCAGGATTTACAGGAAAATTCTTCCTTTTTATTGCTGCTTTAAATGAAGGGCACCTTGCATTGATCATAATAGCTGCTGTAAATACGGCTATTTCTATTTATTATTATCTTAATGTTGTTCGTGCGGCATATGGTCAGGATCCTGATGGATTACCGGCAGTGCAAGTAAGTTTTTCACATAGATTATTAAATTACAGTTTAATAATTGCTATATTAATTTTGGGTACTATACCTTCAAGATTTATTGAATTGGCGCGAACAGCCTGTGAAACGATAAAATTGTAA
- the fdhF gene encoding formate dehydrogenase subunit alpha, with the protein MQASADGREAALSIHSYLTDGAVICDVQPFNIVKGKLSEVDPVNFENIKSRPRNETPILPVSQRVKSFEEAELVLSETQAKEEAERCLSCGCLDSFDCLLRKYATIYDVDASKLAFWKSPKYKIENSHPFITVDPNKCIVCRRCAVGCDNYQIQYAIKVDEVSGEDRTGPPQYAPSINDKCVDCGLCVGNCPTGALQEKTKGKPGPFELNKIRTTCTYCGVGCQIYLATSGNQIVNVQGVPGVAPNYGHLCVKGRFAFDFVNSPERLRKPLIKQDDGSFKEVSWEEALDLVVRRFAAIRDEYGPDTLAALTSARITNEENYVVQKLARAVFKTNNVDHCARLUHSSTVAGLAAAFGSGAMTNTIGDLDEADVILLTGSNTTENHPVISSYIKRAIKFKGTKLIVVDPRRINMTLFSKNWLRPNLGTDVAWINGMIHVIIKEELFDKDFVQNRTTGFEELKKAAEKYTPEYVETITGILSKSLIEAARMYAGAKAGAIVYCMGITQHTTGTDNVKSLANLSMLCGNLGIRGGGVNPLRGQNNVQGACDMGGLPDVFSGYQKVIDPVAREKMEAAWGVSGLSDKPGLKATEMIPKAHDKSLRALYIVGENPLISDPDINHAEKCIKNLDFLVVQDIFMTETAKLADVILPSACFAEKEGTFSNTERRVQRVRKAVEPPGEAKEDWKITCEIANRMGYPMAYESSEAILEEISKVTPAYAGINYDRIDQEGIHWPCPSLDHPGTPILHTQAFPIGKGVFHAIEYIPPAEQTDNEYPFYLTTGRVIHQYHTGTMTMKSDGINERAPENFVEISSSDAEKFGFEDGSMAKIMSRRGDITAKIKISATAVNGTVFIPFHFAKSAANKLTNAALDPVSKIPEYKVCAVKLSKAA; encoded by the coding sequence ATTCAGGCAAGTGCTGACGGTCGAGAGGCCGCCTTGTCTATCCACAGCTATCTGACAGATGGAGCTGTTATATGTGATGTACAACCTTTTAATATAGTGAAAGGGAAATTGAGTGAGGTAGATCCGGTTAATTTTGAAAATATTAAAAGCCGTCCGCGTAACGAAACCCCGATTCTTCCGGTTTCTCAAAGAGTTAAAAGCTTTGAAGAAGCTGAACTGGTGTTATCCGAGACTCAGGCCAAAGAAGAAGCTGAAAGATGTCTTTCCTGCGGCTGCCTGGACAGTTTTGATTGTCTTCTTAGAAAATATGCAACAATTTATGATGTTGATGCAAGCAAACTAGCTTTCTGGAAGAGCCCCAAATATAAAATAGAAAATTCACATCCATTTATAACTGTTGATCCGAACAAGTGCATCGTATGCCGCAGATGTGCTGTAGGATGTGATAACTACCAGATTCAGTATGCTATAAAAGTAGATGAGGTTTCCGGTGAAGACCGAACCGGTCCGCCACAATATGCTCCAAGTATTAATGATAAGTGTGTTGACTGCGGTTTATGCGTAGGCAATTGTCCTACCGGCGCACTCCAGGAAAAGACAAAAGGCAAACCCGGTCCTTTTGAGCTTAATAAAATTCGAACAACATGCACATATTGTGGTGTCGGATGTCAGATATATCTTGCAACATCAGGAAACCAGATAGTAAATGTTCAAGGTGTTCCGGGAGTTGCGCCTAATTACGGGCATCTTTGTGTAAAAGGAAGATTTGCATTCGATTTTGTTAATAGTCCTGAGAGGTTGCGCAAACCTTTGATAAAACAAGATGATGGCAGCTTCAAGGAAGTAAGTTGGGAAGAAGCATTAGATCTTGTTGTACGCAGGTTTGCAGCAATAAGAGATGAATACGGGCCTGATACATTGGCCGCTCTTACTTCTGCAAGGATCACAAATGAAGAGAATTATGTGGTGCAAAAACTTGCCAGAGCCGTATTTAAAACTAATAATGTAGATCATTGCGCGCGTCTCTGACATTCCTCTACAGTGGCCGGTCTGGCCGCCGCATTTGGAAGCGGAGCAATGACAAATACTATTGGAGATCTTGATGAAGCGGATGTAATTTTACTTACAGGCTCAAATACTACCGAAAATCATCCTGTAATATCTTCTTATATCAAGAGAGCAATAAAATTTAAAGGAACAAAACTGATTGTTGTAGATCCAAGAAGAATTAATATGACCTTGTTTTCAAAAAACTGGCTCAGGCCAAATCTTGGAACTGATGTTGCCTGGATTAATGGCATGATTCATGTAATTATTAAGGAAGAACTTTTTGATAAAGATTTTGTTCAAAACCGTACAACCGGTTTTGAAGAATTAAAAAAGGCGGCAGAAAAATATACACCTGAATATGTTGAAACAATAACAGGCATTCTTTCGAAAAGTCTTATTGAAGCAGCAAGGATGTACGCCGGAGCAAAGGCGGGTGCCATTGTTTACTGCATGGGCATCACCCAGCACACAACAGGAACAGACAATGTAAAGTCTTTGGCAAATCTTTCCATGCTTTGCGGCAATCTTGGAATCAGAGGTGGAGGCGTAAATCCACTGCGGGGCCAGAATAATGTTCAGGGTGCATGTGATATGGGAGGGCTTCCTGATGTATTTTCCGGTTATCAGAAAGTTATTGATCCTGTTGCAAGAGAAAAGATGGAAGCTGCCTGGGGTGTTTCGGGCCTTTCGGATAAGCCGGGTTTAAAGGCTACCGAAATGATACCGAAAGCCCATGATAAAAGTTTAAGAGCGCTTTATATTGTAGGCGAAAATCCGCTTATCTCCGATCCTGATATTAATCATGCCGAAAAATGCATAAAGAATCTCGATTTTCTTGTTGTGCAGGATATTTTTATGACAGAAACGGCAAAGCTTGCAGATGTGATTTTGCCTTCAGCCTGTTTTGCAGAAAAGGAAGGAACGTTTTCAAATACCGAGCGCAGAGTTCAGCGGGTGAGAAAAGCAGTTGAGCCGCCGGGAGAAGCAAAAGAAGACTGGAAAATTACCTGTGAAATTGCAAACCGCATGGGATATCCAATGGCATATGAAAGCAGTGAAGCCATACTGGAGGAAATTTCCAAAGTAACTCCTGCTTATGCCGGTATAAATTATGACCGGATAGATCAGGAAGGCATTCACTGGCCATGTCCGAGTTTAGATCATCCGGGTACGCCTATTTTACATACGCAGGCTTTTCCCATAGGAAAAGGTGTATTTCATGCTATTGAATATATACCTCCGGCTGAACAAACTGATAACGAATATCCATTTTATCTGACAACAGGCCGAGTTATTCATCAATACCATACCGGCACCATGACAATGAAATCGGATGGAATAAATGAAAGGGCTCCGGAGAATTTTGTTGAGATTTCCTCTTCTGATGCAGAAAAATTCGGTTTTGAAGATGGATCAATGGCAAAAATTATGTCTAGAAGAGGAGACATTACCGCAAAAATAAAAATATCCGCAACTGCAGTTAATGGAACGGTTTTTATCCCATTTCATTTTGCAAAATCTGCCGCAAACAAATTGACAAATGCTGCCCTTGATCCTGTTTCAAAAATTCCTGAATACAAAGTCTGTGCAGTAAAGTTGTCAAAAGCAGCTTGA
- the dmeF gene encoding CDF family Co(II)/Ni(II) efflux transporter DmeF → MHVHSLETWQHNHDFAVIHEKGERRTLQVLIMTAVTMVVEIIAGVIFGSMALLADGWHMGTHVAAFLIALLAYRYAKRHENDPLFTFGTGKVSVLGGFTSAVTLAVVALVMSIESIQRIINPQQIHFNEAIGVAILGLFVNIICAYILQGRHDHSHGKHKQKHDHHHDHNLRAAYFHVLADALTSLLAIVALFSGKMFGWNHLDPVMGIVGALVITRWSYSLLKETGPILLDKNIEEKQRAEIKTKVESDSDNRIADLHLWKVGPNDYAVVISLVTHFPKAVEHYKGLLKDIHNLSHITIEVNQCIGESCVVPKPTTI, encoded by the coding sequence ATGCACGTACATTCTCTTGAAACCTGGCAGCATAATCATGATTTTGCAGTTATTCATGAAAAAGGCGAACGGCGTACCTTGCAGGTTTTAATCATGACGGCTGTTACAATGGTTGTTGAAATAATTGCCGGTGTTATATTCGGTTCCATGGCTTTGCTGGCTGACGGTTGGCACATGGGAACTCATGTCGCTGCTTTCCTGATAGCATTACTTGCATATAGATATGCAAAAAGACACGAGAATGATCCATTGTTTACTTTCGGTACCGGCAAGGTAAGCGTTTTGGGCGGATTTACAAGCGCAGTGACTTTGGCTGTAGTTGCTTTGGTTATGTCTATTGAGTCAATACAGCGAATTATAAATCCGCAACAAATTCATTTCAACGAAGCGATTGGGGTTGCAATACTCGGCTTGTTTGTTAATATAATTTGCGCTTATATTTTGCAGGGCCGTCATGATCATTCACATGGAAAACATAAGCAAAAACATGATCACCACCATGACCATAATTTAAGAGCAGCCTATTTTCATGTATTGGCCGATGCTTTGACTTCATTGCTTGCAATTGTGGCGCTTTTTTCCGGAAAAATGTTTGGTTGGAATCATCTCGATCCGGTCATGGGTATTGTCGGAGCTTTGGTCATAACCCGCTGGTCATATAGTCTGCTGAAAGAAACCGGTCCGATTTTGTTGGATAAAAATATTGAAGAAAAACAAAGGGCTGAAATAAAAACTAAAGTGGAATCTGACTCGGACAATCGGATTGCCGATCTTCATTTATGGAAAGTAGGACCTAATGATTATGCAGTTGTAATTTCTTTGGTTACGCACTTTCCAAAAGCTGTGGAACATTACAAGGGGCTGTTGAAAGACATACATAATTTATCTCATATTACAATTGAAGTAAATCAATGTATTGGAGAATCGTGTGTTGTTCCGAAACCAACAACAATTTAG
- a CDS encoding response regulator transcription factor — protein MPKEKILVVDDEEDILELIRHNLAREGYRIICASDGESAVNMAKTEKPDVIVLDLMLPGIDGFEVAKKLKYNQQTRNIPIVMLTAKGEDADIVTGLEIGADDYITKPFSPRVLIARIRAVIRRRQNQKEDTESDLLLIHDLTIDIDKRSVLVGDKEVELTFTEFQVLCCLAKRPGWVFTRSHIVDMVRGSDYPVTDRSVDVQIVGLRKKLGVCGDYIETVRGVGYRFREKP, from the coding sequence ATGCCGAAGGAAAAAATTTTGGTGGTTGATGATGAGGAAGATATACTCGAACTCATCAGACATAACCTTGCCAGAGAAGGATACAGAATTATTTGTGCCTCTGACGGCGAGAGCGCAGTAAATATGGCTAAAACTGAAAAGCCGGATGTGATTGTGCTTGATTTGATGCTGCCGGGGATAGACGGCTTCGAAGTAGCAAAAAAACTGAAATATAATCAGCAAACACGCAATATTCCGATTGTCATGCTAACTGCAAAAGGAGAAGATGCGGATATTGTAACCGGTTTGGAGATAGGTGCGGATGACTATATTACAAAGCCTTTTAGTCCGCGTGTATTGATCGCGAGGATCAGAGCGGTCATCCGCCGCCGCCAAAATCAGAAAGAAGATACTGAAAGCGATTTGCTTCTTATTCATGATCTTACAATAGATATTGATAAAAGAAGTGTTTTGGTGGGCGACAAAGAGGTTGAGCTGACGTTTACTGAGTTTCAGGTTCTTTGCTGCCTGGCAAAACGGCCCGGATGGGTTTTTACCCGCTCTCATATTGTAGATATGGTTCGCGGAAGTGATTATCCTGTTACCGATCGCAGCGTAGATGTGCAAATTGTGGGGTTGCGTAAAAAACTGGGTGTGTGTGGCGATTATATTGAAACCGTCAGAGGAGTTGGGTATCGTTTCAGGGAGAAGCCTTGA